In the Candidatus Binataceae bacterium genome, one interval contains:
- a CDS encoding rhomboid family intramembrane serine protease, giving the protein MIPFRDNAAPRRLTPINIALIAINVAVFVYEVSLGPNLGGFVDRFAMVPGAIDASIRLRAHLAIPLGARLMPLVTIITSMFLHGGFWHIAGNMLYLYIFGAAVEWRMGSRRYLYFYFLSGIAAALATVLITPASQVPVIGASGAIAGVLGAYFVFFPRGRISTILPIFIFIQVVEIPAVIYLLLWFGLQLYSGLSEGSAAAAMGGVAWWAHIGGFMFGLLLAPLIADERKRNRIGRR; this is encoded by the coding sequence ATGATCCCCTTCCGCGACAACGCGGCGCCGCGCCGCCTCACGCCAATCAACATCGCACTGATCGCGATCAACGTCGCCGTTTTCGTCTACGAAGTGAGCCTCGGCCCCAACCTCGGCGGCTTCGTCGATCGTTTTGCGATGGTGCCCGGGGCGATCGACGCGTCGATTCGCTTGCGCGCTCATCTTGCGATTCCGCTCGGCGCGCGCTTGATGCCGCTCGTCACGATCATCACCTCGATGTTCCTGCACGGCGGCTTCTGGCACATCGCAGGCAATATGCTTTACCTTTATATCTTCGGCGCGGCCGTCGAATGGCGGATGGGCTCGCGCCGCTACCTCTACTTCTACTTTCTTTCCGGTATCGCGGCGGCGCTCGCCACGGTCCTGATCACGCCGGCCTCGCAAGTGCCGGTGATCGGCGCGAGCGGTGCTATCGCAGGCGTGCTCGGCGCTTATTTCGTGTTTTTCCCGCGCGGCCGGATCTCGACCATCCTGCCGATCTTTATTTTCATCCAAGTGGTCGAAATTCCGGCGGTCATTTACTTGCTGCTGTGGTTCGGCTTGCAGCTTTACTCCGGCCTCAGCGAAGGCAGCGCTGCGGCGGCGATGGGCGGCGTCGCGTGGTGGGCGCACATAGGAGGATTCATGTTCGGCTTGCTACTCGCGCCGCTGATCGCCGATGAACGCAAGCGCAATCGCATCGGGCGTCGATGA
- the dnaB gene encoding replicative DNA helicase, producing the protein MADSTDDILKRVPPQNLDAEQSVLGAILLENDAINQSLEILTADDFYREAHRQIFSAMVELSDRNQPVDAITLVDALKSRGTLDNIGGAAYIAELAACVPTAANVSHYARIVREKAVLRSLATVATDIASSAYEAPPNVDEFLDTAEHRIFEISERRIRPSFHTMPELTRESLRILERLYEKRELVTGVPTGYIDLDRVTAGLQPSDLIIIAARPSMGKTALALNIAAYAAMDADPPVGVAFFSLEMSKEQLVLRLLCSEARVNSQKARQGFLREQDFPKLAQAAGRLSEANIFIDDSSDMSPIVLKAKCRRLAKERGNRLGLIMVDYLQLMRSSRPGESREKEIAEISRSLKALAKELRVPVVALSQLNRQVETRPDRRPLLADLRESGAIEQDADVIGFIYRDDMYNRKDSKEPGVAEVIIAKQRNGPTDTVKLTYLSEYTRFENYTPESGVFEDAGG; encoded by the coding sequence GTGGCGGATTCGACGGACGACATTCTTAAGCGCGTTCCCCCACAAAATCTCGACGCCGAGCAATCGGTGCTCGGCGCAATCCTGCTCGAGAACGACGCGATCAACCAGTCGCTCGAAATTCTCACCGCCGACGATTTCTATCGCGAAGCACATCGACAAATTTTCAGCGCGATGGTCGAGCTGTCGGACCGCAACCAGCCCGTCGATGCGATCACTCTCGTCGATGCGCTGAAGTCGCGCGGCACGCTCGACAATATTGGCGGCGCCGCGTATATCGCAGAGCTCGCCGCATGCGTTCCCACCGCGGCGAACGTCTCGCATTACGCGCGTATCGTGCGCGAGAAAGCCGTGCTGCGGAGCCTCGCAACCGTCGCGACCGATATTGCGAGTTCCGCCTACGAAGCGCCGCCCAATGTCGATGAATTCCTCGACACCGCTGAGCACCGCATCTTCGAGATTTCCGAGCGCCGCATCCGGCCGTCGTTCCATACGATGCCCGAGCTAACGCGCGAGTCGCTGCGCATCCTGGAGCGGCTCTACGAGAAGCGCGAGCTGGTGACTGGCGTGCCGACCGGTTACATCGATCTCGATCGCGTCACAGCGGGATTGCAACCGTCCGATTTGATCATCATCGCGGCGCGGCCTTCGATGGGAAAAACGGCGCTAGCGCTCAACATCGCGGCTTACGCGGCGATGGACGCCGATCCTCCGGTGGGTGTCGCGTTCTTTTCGCTCGAAATGTCAAAGGAGCAGCTCGTGCTGCGTCTCTTATGCTCGGAGGCGCGCGTCAATAGCCAGAAGGCACGCCAGGGATTTCTGCGCGAGCAGGATTTTCCCAAGCTCGCGCAGGCGGCGGGGCGGCTCTCGGAGGCAAACATCTTTATCGACGATTCCTCCGACATGTCGCCGATCGTGCTCAAGGCAAAGTGCCGCCGGCTCGCGAAAGAGCGCGGCAATCGCCTCGGACTCATCATGGTCGATTACCTTCAGTTGATGCGCTCGTCGCGGCCGGGAGAATCGCGCGAAAAAGAAATCGCCGAGATATCGCGCTCGCTGAAGGCACTCGCCAAGGAACTGCGCGTGCCGGTCGTCGCACTGTCGCAGTTGAATCGCCAGGTTGAAACGCGGCCCGATCGCCGTCCGCTCCTCGCCGACCTGCGCGAGTCGGGCGCAATCGAGCAGGACGCGGACGTGATCGGCTTCATCTATCGCGACGACATGTACAATCGCAAAGACAGCAAGGAACCCGGCGTCGCGGAAGTCATTATCGCCAAGCAGCGTAACGGCCCTACCGACACGGTGAAGCTGACCTATCTGTCAGAGTACACCCGTTTCGAGAACTACACTCCCGAATCCGGGGTCTTCGAAGACGCCGGCGGCTAA